From Nicotiana tabacum cultivar K326 chromosome 20, ASM71507v2, whole genome shotgun sequence, one genomic window encodes:
- the LOC107828638 gene encoding tubulin gamma-1 chain-like → MPREIITLQVGQCGNQIGMEFWKQLCLEHGISKDGILEDFASQGGDRKDVFFYQADDQHYIPRALLMDLEPRVINGIQNGEYRNLYNHENVFIADHGGGAGNNWASGYHQGKQYEEDLMDMIDREADGSDSLEGFVLCHSIAGGTGSGMGSYLLEALNDRYSRKLIQTYSVFPNQNETSDVVVQPYNSLLTLKRLTLNADCVVVLDNTALNGIAVDRLHIPTPTFAQTNSLVSTVMSASTTTLRYPGYMNNDLVGLLASLIPTPRCHFLMTGYTPLTVECQANVIRKTTVLDVMRRLLSSKNIMVSSYTRTKEASQAKYISILNIIQGEVDPTQVHESLQRIRERKLVNFIEWGPASIQVALSRKSPYVQTAHRVSGLMLASYTGIRHLFSKCLSQYDKLRKRQAFLDNYRNYPMFADNDLSEFDESRDVIDSLVDEYKACESPDYIQWGMEDPDHVLTGEGNVSGTVDPNIAV, encoded by the exons ATGCCTCGAGAAATAATCACATTGCAAGTGGGACAATGCGGGAATCAAATCGGTATGGAGTTCTGGAAACAGCTATGCCTTGAACATGGTATCAGTAAAGACGGCATTCTCGAAGATTTTGCCTCTCAG GGAGGTGATAGGAAAGATGTGTTTTTCTATCAAGCTGATGACCAACACTATATACCTCGAGCTTTACTGATGGATCTAGAGCCTAGAGTCATTAATGGTATACAAAATGGTGAATACAGGAATTTGTATAACCACGAGAATGTATTCATCGCTGATCACGGAGGTGGTGCTGGAAATAATTGGGCAAGCGGATATCATCAG GGTAAGCAATATGAGGAGGATCTGATGGACATGATTGATAGGGAAGCAGATGGAAGTGATAGTCTTGAGGGTTTTGTTCTATGTCATTCTATTGCTGGTGGAACTGGCTCAG GTATGGGCTCGTATCTGTTGGAGGCTCTGAATGATCGCTACAGCAGAAAACTTATTCAGACATACAGTGTGTTTCCTAACCAAAATGAGACAAGTGATGTGGTTGTACAGCCTTACAATTCCCTTTTGACACTCAAGCGACTGACATTAAATGCAGATTGTGTAGTTGTCCTTGACAATACTGCACTCAACGGAATTGCTGTGGATCGCCTGCATATTCCAACTCCCACCTTTGCTCAAACAAATTCATTAGTTTCTACTGTAATGTCAGCTAGTACAACTACCCTACGGTATCCTGGATACATGAACAATGACTTGGTTGGTCTCCTTGCCTCTTTAATTCCAACACCAAGATGCCATTTTCTGATGACAGGGTATACACCGCTCACTGTAGAGTGCCAA GCTAATGTAATTCGGAAAACAACTGTACTTGATGTGATGAGAAGACTCCTTTCG TCCAAGAATATCATGGTATCTTCTTATACGCGAACGAAGGAAGCCAGTCAGGCAAAGTACATATCCATATTAAACATTATTCAAGGAGAAGTTGATCCTACTCAG GTCCACGAAAGCCTGCAGAGAATACGGGAAAGAAAGCTTGTTAATTTTATTGAATGGGGCCCTGCTAGCATTCAG GTTGCTTTATCAAGAAAGTCTCCATACGTCCAAACAGCTCATAGG GTTAGTGGTCTCATGCTGGCAAGCTACACGGGGATCCGCCACTTATTTTCCAAGTGTTTGAGCCAGTATGATAAATTGAGAAAGAGACAAGCCTTCCTTGACAACTACAGGAATTATCCAATGTTTGCT GATAATGATCTATCAGAATTTGATGAATCTAGAGATGTGATTGATAGTCTTGTTGATGAGTACAAAGCCTGTGAGTCCCCTGATTACATCCAGTGGGGAATGGAG GATCCGGATCACGTTCTAACAGGCGAGGGAAATGTCAGCGGAACAGTTGATCCAAATATAGCTGTGTGA